In Kiloniellales bacterium, the following proteins share a genomic window:
- the cobB gene encoding NAD-dependent protein deacylase — MGHGTRCAQVDPRRGVAGPLSGRSALRGLCSSGRRSYHRTVMSQPHRSDHPSIVILTGAGISKESGLDTFRDADGIWAQVDLEDVATPQGFARNPGLVHDFYNARRAGLLDRTVAPNAAHRALARLEEAWPGDVLLVTQNIDDLHERAGSRRLLHMHGEILKARCMACGNVCHWDEDMSLSSVCLACGEIGRLRVHVVWFGEIPFEMDRIEEALLRCGLFVSVGTSGNVYPAAGFVEQARLLGRAHTVELNLEPSEGHSLFAERLYGPATEVVPGFVERILNEGW; from the coding sequence GTGGGCCATGGAACACGATGCGCGCAAGTTGACCCCCGACGAGGCGTTGCTGGCCCACTATCTGGCCGGAGCGCCCTGCGCGGGCTTTGCTCGTCCGGGCGCAGGTCCTATCATCGAACGGTCATGTCTCAACCGCACCGCTCGGATCATCCGAGCATCGTCATCCTGACCGGCGCCGGAATCTCCAAGGAGTCCGGCCTCGACACCTTCCGCGACGCCGACGGCATCTGGGCCCAGGTCGACCTGGAGGACGTCGCGACACCCCAGGGCTTTGCGCGCAACCCCGGCCTGGTGCACGACTTCTACAACGCACGGCGCGCCGGCCTGCTGGACCGGACAGTGGCGCCCAATGCCGCTCACCGGGCTCTGGCCCGGCTCGAGGAAGCCTGGCCGGGCGATGTCCTGCTGGTGACCCAGAACATCGACGACCTGCACGAGCGGGCCGGCTCGCGCCGCCTCCTGCACATGCACGGCGAGATCCTGAAAGCCCGCTGCATGGCCTGCGGCAACGTCTGCCATTGGGACGAGGACATGAGCCTGTCCAGCGTGTGCCTCGCCTGCGGCGAGATCGGCCGGCTGCGCGTCCACGTCGTCTGGTTCGGCGAGATCCCCTTCGAGATGGACCGGATCGAGGAGGCGCTGCTGCGATGCGGGCTCTTCGTCTCGGTCGGCACTTCGGGCAACGTCTATCCGGCCGCGGGTTTCGTCGAGCAGGCGCGCCTGCTCGGCCGGGCCCACACCGTCGAGCTCAACCTCGAGCCCTCGGAGGGCCACAGCCTCTTCGCCGAGCGGCTCTATGGGCCCGCCACCGAGGTGGTCCCGGGCTTCGTCGAGCGTATCCTGAACGAGGGATGGTAG